A region from the Triticum aestivum cultivar Chinese Spring chromosome 3D, IWGSC CS RefSeq v2.1, whole genome shotgun sequence genome encodes:
- the LOC123075041 gene encoding uncharacterized protein, giving the protein MARRSRRRPSSTPPPLEDDDLLHEILLRLPPQPPYILRASLVSKRWRRLATDPKFLRRFRVHHRRPPLLGVFSSDYKRNISFRSTLDPPYRIPPERFSLPLEPWPMLDCRHGRVLFVEKKRHQLIVWDPITDHYCFVAGPPLFKIGVLSGAVLCAAADQGHVHGDCRSSPFKVVVLAYAKHDDQEAGCVASVYYSETGIWSDLISTTLPWRPVACEYSTFVGNAVHWMLMSSGGLSEGILQFDLDQQRLAVINTPPDVHYEFHSVQVIQTEDGGLGFATLLGPHYHPRFQMWEGKVNSHGVARWVLRRTVELQKILGLGFRIEKGMSSIVRYTEDAHAIFFWVHSFVYMAQLESMQSKKLFRSNGGFCTYRPFTSFYTEGINGLKQK; this is encoded by the coding sequence ATggcccgccgcagccgccgccgacctTCCTCAACGCCGCCTCCGCTGGAAGACGACGATCTCCTCCacgagatcctcctccgcctccccccgCAGCCGCCCTACATCCTGCGCGCCTCCCTCGTCTCTAAGCGCTGGCGACGCCTTGCCACCGATCCCAAGTTCCTCCGCCGCTTCCGCGTCCACCACCGGAGGCCTCCTCTCCTCGGCGTCTTCTCATCAGATTACAAACGGAACATTTCGTTCAGATCCACTCTGGACCCGCCGTACCGCATCCCTCCCGAGCGCTTCTCCCTGCCACTCGAGCCCTGGCCGATGCTCGACTGCCGACACGGACGCGTACTCTTCGTTGAGAAGAAGCGGCATCAGCTCATTGTGTGGGACCCTATCACTGACCACTACTGCTTCGTTGCCGGTCCGCCGCTGTTCAAGATTGGGGTCCTTAGCGGGGCAGTTCTCTGCGCTGCCGCCGACCAGGGACACGTTCATGGCGACTGCCGCTCGAGCCCTTTTAAAGTGGTCGTGCTGGCCTACGCCAAGCACGATGATCAAGAGGCGGGATGCGTTGCAAGTGTTTACTACTCGGAGACTGGCATATGGAGCGATCTCATTTCAACAACGCTTCCATGGAGGCCTGTTGCTTGTGAGTACAGCACATTTGTTGGTAACGCCGTTCACTGGATGCTTATGAGTAGTGGGGGATTGAGTGAGGGCATACTTCAGTTTGATTTGGATCAGCAGAGGCTAGCTGTGATCAATACGCCTCCTGATGTTCATTACGAATTTCACAGTGTTCAGGTCATTCAGACAGAGGATGGCGGCCTTGGCTTCGCCACTTTGCTGGGCCCCCACTATCACCCCCGCTTCCAAATGTGGGAGGGGAAGGTCAATTCTCATGGTGTTGCCAGATGGGTGTTGCGGAGAACTGTTGAACTGCAGAAGATTCTTGGATTGGGGTTTAGGATTGAGAAGGGGATGTCATCTATAGTGCGCTATACTGAGGATGCTCATGCAATCTTCTTTTGGGTGCACTCATTTGTCTATATGGCTCAGCTTGAGTCAATGCAGTCCAAGAAACTATTTAGAAGCAACGGCGGGTTTTGCACCTATCGTCCTTTCACAAGTTTTTATACTGAAG